In Haliaeetus albicilla chromosome 18, bHalAlb1.1, whole genome shotgun sequence, the DNA window ctagaaaaaaatctatagtTTACAAGAATTAGCGAATTACATTAAACAGGCAgctaattttctgtatttgagcATGGTCTACTTTGGATTTCAGAACTCCCTCTCAGTTGATGACCAAGTAATCATTTTGCCCggtggatttcttccctgcctttcaaCAGCCAGACTGTAAGACTGGACTCTTCTTCTGAGGCCATATTGGGGTTATTCTGTAAAAATCCAAAGAACATTCAGTATAAAATGAAGAAGAGGTGAATGGTCATACCTTCATAGCATGGCAGCAGGTCCTTTTCAATGGATATGGTAAGGGAGTGCTagacttctgctttcttctggaGGATGGATTTTTCAGTCTCCCTGATGATGAAGTCTGCCTGCAAGAATAACTTCAAATGCTTGCCACCATCACTTTGGTCATAAAAAATGATCTATGCTAACAACCTGATAATAATAATCTCATAAAGACAATCTAAATTAAAGTGTGGCATTCAACAGATGACTGCAACAGTTGGTGCTGGTGGGCATCACCTCTCCATTGTGCTCTGACTTAACATGGAAGatgtcccttccagctgaaaataCTCTAGTCTAGTCTACTCTAATGTCCACCTGGGAAGTTTTATGTCTGGATACGAGAACAAGTGCAGGGACTCTGCACCCCCCTCAATATTGTTCTTGCTAAAGACTGGGTGGAACATCTCGCATCTCCCTTGACTGGCTTTTTTTCATCTAAAATGCTTCATGTAGAACCTGTAGATACTCCAGCAAAATGATTATGCAGAGAAGAGCATGAAAGAATTTGCAGAGAAACTGTAAAAAAGCACCCACCTTTTACACCACCAAACTAGACACTCAGTGCAGCACACCATTGGTTGAAAGCATGAGTTTTGAGACATCAATGTTAGTTTAATTTTCCAAGAGTTCAGAGATTCTTGGATTTATTCAGACTAAAGCTTCTCTAAGAAAACCAAGTCCTACAATTTGCAACAGAGGTCCTGAGAGACTTAAGCCTTTTCCTCAGAAAGAAATCTTCCCCAAAGTTACTGTCAATAAATGCAGTGTTAATTAATCAGGCTAAAATCAGAGAGCCTGTTATTTAAGACAAACTACAGTCATTCAAATATCAGCTGCATAGGAAGAAGAAGCATTACCACAAAAGCGCATTACAAAGGAGTAGAAATTTATGTGAGTTCATACAGCCTCTTAGCTTCAGATTTGTAGAGTTGTCAGAAACTCCTCTTGCACAGCAGAAATGAAACTGCTGCAAAATCTGAGGCCATATAAAACCGTCCTCCCGGGAAGGTGGCCAGCTCACTCATTTGAATCTTCACCTGCTTCCTCTTCAcactttttatcttttcaaaaaaacaaccaaccttCCTCTGTAGGTTGCCTTCAGGTTGCGTTTTCAAGATCTTGCGTTAAGTTTGAGAGctagaaacaaaaaattcagtGCTTATACCCCACCTGGTTCCAAGGGCTGGAGACCAGGTAAAACCTCAGCGAACAGGGAGCTTCTAGGAGAAACCACCATGGAAGAGCCACCATGCCTATATTTTTCCCCAAGATGATGCACTTCTTCCAGCATCTCCCTGTTGTCTCATCCCTGATGTTCCCAGGGACCACCAGTGACACCCGGGTGTTCGCTGAAACCTTCCTCCTGAGTTCCTCAACCTGTTTGCTCAGACACGGCTGGGACACCAGGTTTGCCAGCTGACTCCAGCATCGTGCCTTGAGTGACCCGAGCTCAGTAAGATGGATGAGCTGTGGCATGCCCACCCCAGTGCCAGCTGATGGCTCTAAAAGTCAAAGCACATCTTCCCATGAATGGCTTGTCATTGCCCGGCAAGGGCGACCCCAGAGACATCGTTGCTGGTGCCCCTCATCCTCGTGTCTTGCACGCCAGCAACCCTGGCCTTGCCACCAGACACCCAGGCCATGGTGCTTGTgaagctgcagggagaggacaCGCGGGGAAAGCATGGCAGGAGTGAGTGGGAGAGGGTCAAACCAACCGGCGTCACATGTTTTGGGGGTAAATGTCACTCTCATCTCCCATAAAATCTTGCACTCACTTCCTACGTGAAGGGCAGGGAGGCTGCATGGTGTTTTGATGGTGTCTATCTAAAAGCATCGTTGATCTGCTGTCCGTGTGTCCTGTCCATCCTGGGCTCCTCTTGAGCAACCCATGTCCCCTTCCTCATCTCTTGAGGATGCAAGTGTGGCTTGGACCAGCACTGTTTGGACTGGTCTAGCAGGGGTGGTTTCTAGGAGAGGAGGGACAGGAGCATGGGCATCACCCCACTGGATCCTGAGGAACACCTCCTGCAGGTTTTGGCAGcgtggagcagctgggagaggaccCAATCCATGTGCCCATGCATGGCTTCCCTTACACCAACGTGAGCCAGGTGGGGGTGGACCTGGCAGGCAGCCTCTTCATCCCCAAATCTGCCTGCGTGCTTCTGCAAGGAGGGATGGCCTGAGCTCGAGGACATGGATGGCACCAGTCCCAGGTTGTGCAATGGGCTCTGGTCTCCATGTCCAGCCCTGACCCCCGCAGTGGGGCTGTACAGGGACACCAAGCCCCTTCCTCGGTCCCCAGGGCCACATCGGACACACAGCCAGGCTGAAAGCACAGGCTCAGATAAGTTCTGTTCAAAGAAAGGTCTTTATTGGCTTGGACAGGAGGCACTTGGGGCTGTACAGGTCtcggggggacagggacatggtCCTCTCCGAGCTGCTGGTTTCCAGGAGAGGTTCCCAGGCACTGCAGAGCCTTGTCAGCATCAAGACCAGAGCACGTCCCTGCCCGTGGGGCCAGCCCTTGCTGCCTGCTGTCACGACAGAtgagggcagagctgggggtgcAACACCTTGGGACCGTGAGCTTTGGGGGTGTCCCGAGAACTGGGGGTGATGGCTGATTTTTCCTCCACCCCCCACATTGCCCCCATCAGTAAAACACCTTTTCCAGGTAGGTGTTCAGGAACATCCCCGTGGGGTCCAGCTTCTCCCGGACGGAGCAGAATTTGGGGAAGGCTGGGTACATCTTCTCTAAGTCCTTCCGAGTGCAGCTGTGGGCCTGCAGGCGAGAGAGTGCCCAGGAGGGCTGCCCATCACTGGGGAACGTGTTTCTGTCCCTGGACCCCCACCACCACTGTGGGAAGCCCCTGCAGAAGTGGTGGGACCTCCATCCCCTTATCTACGTGCCCAGCGTGGGTGGCAAACAGGGGAACACCATCTCCTCGAGGCACCCATCTCCCTCTGGGACCAGCCCGATGTGGGGGCCCTTCTCTGACCCCCACTCAACTGCAAATCCCCCCTCCCAtgatggagaaggggaagggaccCCCTTCCGCAGACCCTCTCCTCCCAGAGCAGCGGGGCCGTCGGTACCTTTGCCCAGTGTGGTCTCCCACCGTGCTTCTTCATGATGCCCTCGTAGGTCAGCCAGTAGTTGAGGCGGGGGACGTTCTTCCCATAGGGCCTGGGGGTGGGTCAGGCAGGGAGGGCATTAGCAGGGGCTGTGGGGGTATTTGCACACCCAGGAAACCTCCCCAAGAAACCCTGACTTGGGGAGAAGGACAACCCCAGGGACCCATCACGGGTTCTTTGACAAGCACCGGGTGATGGAAACCCTCTGGGTACCAGCAAGCTGCCGGTACTTGGCCAGTGGACCCTCATGTAGGACAACATCCTCAAGAAACAGGAGTGGGTGGCTCTGGGGTGCTCCAAGGCCACCCCATCCCTGCTGGCTTGGTGCCTGCAAATGTCTGAGTGGGGTGAGCGGGCAAAGGTGCAGGAGCTTGCTTGATCCAGCTTGCCAGTGCCAGCCAAGAGCTGGTGTCGGTGTGTTTGAGCTGtgcatttgctgctgctgggtctCTGGGCTGGGATCCTGCTGTACCACTGACccgaggaggaagaggaggaggaggcggggaATGGGGACATGGCTCACCGGTACATGATGATGTTCATGTAGCAGCTGTCTCGCTGGAAGCAGGGACTCAGCCAGATCTCGTCCCCCCGAGCGAAGCGCACCTCCACGGGGTAGTGAGCCACCATCTTGGGGTTGTTCTCCAAGGCAGCCTTCAGCTCCAGCAGAGCTTCCTTCGTCTTCTCACTGCCCAGGAgaagcccccagccccagttAATGCCAGCATGGGCACAGCCAGCTCTCTTCGGGTTTGAACCCCCATCCCCACAGCTCCATCCCTGGCCCCATGCTAATTAGGGAATGGCTTGGCATGTCCCAGCACATCCCTCCCATTGCTTTGGGCTCACAAAGCCCCAAGACACGGTGTGGCATGGATTTGGTACCCCAGGTCAGGGATGCAGAAGGCTCCTCATGCTAAGCTTGCAGATAGGAATGGTGTCTCCTAGCCAGGTCCCTTTCTCCACAGCCTTGCTCCTGCTccaggcagcctgggctggggcagagcacaGGCAGGGGACGGCATGTGGTTTGGGCACTGAGCTCAGCTGGGGATGGACAAGGGAGGGTCTGCAGAGCCATTTACATGGGGATGGCCCAGTCTTGAACGTGCTGCTTGAAGCGACACTCGTAGTTGAAGATCTTGTAGCTGATGGCAATATTCTCCACCCGGGAGCTGAAGAGGAGCCAGAAGAAGAAGCGGTTGATCCAGCACACCAAGCTGGGCATGAAGGTGCTGCAGGGGAGAGAGCAGGAGGTGAGACCTGAccgcagagctgctgcctggggaatTGCCAAGGGCAGGCTGTGAGCTGTGATGCCACAAACCACAGCCTGAGCGTGCTGGACGAGGGGGTACCCTCTCAAGGGGCTGtaagcaaagcagcaaagctgCAATACTCCAAGGGTGCTGGAGCCCATGGggtcctgcagccctgcctggagCTTGCCTGTGCTCACTCCACCTGGTCTTGGACCTTGCACCCTTGTCCTCagctccctccccctcctcttgcTGCAAGCTAGAAAAGGGGTGCTCGGTCAtcaccttccctccccctcGAGACCTCAGAGCCTCCCAGGCTGGGCACTGGGCATCCGCACGCTGGGGGACCGAGAGCTACTGGGGACAGGGTGGAGTGGCAGGGTGGACCCCTTGGCAGAGTCCTAAGTGGCCACagtccctcttctccctcttcacGGTGTCCTGCCTGGCTCTCCTGTCTCCACCCTGGTGCTCAGGACATGCTCACAGCCACCACCCTCCTCCAAAAAGctcctttgctgctgcaaaCCCGCACTGCTGCTCCATCTCTGTGCACACACGAGGGCAGTGCAGCCCCAGACATCAATCCCAACCCAAACTCGCTCCTCCTGCGCAGGAGCTTGCTTGGAGGAGAACAAGcatctccttcttccccagggATGGGGGTGCTCGCAGTCACAGTCCTCTCTTGCCATCTTCCCTGGGACTCCCAGCAAAGCAGCACAGGTTTCGGTGTAGAGATGCAGAGAACAGATCTGGATGAGGCCAGCCCTGGAGAAATCCACCCCACCCTACTTGTCCCCAAACACTGCCCAGACCATGCCCTTACCTGATCCAGAGCAGAAACTCCAGCAAATAGTAGCCAACAGCGTAATCCCACCACCAGCTGGCAGAGGAAGAGGGGGGCTGCAAAGCcaagcagaggaagatgatggTCATTAGGGACTAGCAGGGTTTGCAGCTTTCTTGCCAGCGGGCATGAAGGTGGGAGCACGTGCCTGGACCAGGACCAAGCTGGGAGCGGGGGTTTGGAGAAGGGCACCCCGGGACTCCCCATATCTCTCTCCCGTGATGAAAAAGAGCCAAATCCAGTGCCCAGGAAGAGACCAGGCTTTGTCATGAGGATGCTGAGAGCTTGGACAGCCCCAGCTGCATCCATGTCCCGGGACACCCAGACCGTGGAGCATGGGGCAGAGTCCAGCCCAGCCCCAAAATGCCGTTTCCCTGatcagccccccccagcagcccttgCACTGCAAGTCCATCCTAAACACCGGCTCTCGGAGGACACTCAGTTTTGTGCACGGgcccttctcccttcccacaTGGAGCCTGCTGGGACCTGCCTTGTTGGTGGGATCCTGGTAGATGACGCTGACGTTCTCGCTGTGAGGGAACCACAGGAATCGGAAATATTGAGATCTCTGCAGGTGGTCATTGAGGTGATCGAGGACCTGCAACAACCAGAGAAATGGGTGCTGGTTGGTGACTGAACCCCACCATGGAGCAGGGATCCTGGGAGCAGGGTTTGGAGGCACCTTGGAGGATTCCCAGGAATGCCAGGGAAGGTCCAAGGAGTCTGTCTGCAGAGTCTTGGCAAGTTTTGGGTTGGAGGGGGGTCAATACAGCCCAACCAAGCACCAAGGGGCTAATAGAGACCATGGACCCAACATCTGGGGAACCGAGCATGCTCATCATCTCCTCTCCCTCGGCCGTGGCAGACCCCCACGTCCTGCagatgctgctggggctgcatCTGGCACACACACAAGCTCAGACCCTGCATCCTCCTGCAATCACACCTCTGCAGCCCCCAAACTGTCCCTTCAGGCATTCCCAGACATaaggcagcacagccagggctggaAGGGCCCCCTCCAGCCATCAGCCATACAGTGGGGCATGCCAGGGGCTACCGAAATCCACCTCCTGGTCCAACACCAAGGATGCCCTTCCCAGCTTTCACACCCTGGCAACACAACCCTCTGCAGCTCTGGAGCCCCAGGGAAACAGGGGTTGGAGCTGGGATGTAACAGGGGATGGAGcgggcaggggacaggcagaACAATGCAGGTAATGAGGCTCGAGGGGGTGACTGCAGCCTGTTCCCAGAGCCACTGGACTCTTATTCTTGGGCTACTTGGAAGAAACCCTGCTGCCTGACACAGCAGCAcccacagaaattaaaagacCTTTCAGCCCTtgtcccttctccctgcctgtgcaTGCAAGGGTGGCAAGAACCTGTGTTCACCTCCTGCATGGTGCTGTTTTGGCCAGGCCAgcacctctccctcctgcaaACATCTTCTCCAAccaccccctgctcctcctgcagagATCTCCCATAGTTTTGCAGAAAAGCTTAAAAACCCAGCAGCTTTGCTTCAAGGAGTTTGCTTGACCCAGGAGAAGGTGCAATGACCCATGGATATAACCCCAGGAAGGTCTTGGCAACCTTAGCTGCAAAGCTGCTCCTTTCTGTCTGTGCCATTTGAATGATTTGTCTTAATGAGCTATTAATCACCAAGCTGGGCTGCTTTAGCACTGAGCATCTTGCTGTGACCCCGCTATAAGGTGAGGGTCTTCGTGGGGCCGCACTGCTGTAATGCCACGGTCCCGTTAAAGCAGGGAGGATGGGAAGATGAATACTGTATTCCTGTAATTGGTAAGAAATAACGCTAATGCTGTTGCCTTCATCACCACATCTGCAAGCTCCCAAAAAGCCACAAAATCTCTCTAAAATGTTCCCAAAACAGCCTACTTTCTGGCCAGAGAAGTTCTTATGTTGGAAACAGTTAACGGTTGTGCAAGTAGAAGCAGGGCAAAAGCTACGACCCCACATTTTCATCGGTTTGGTTTAGGAACAAATTAATCGAGAAGCTAaaacaagtgaggaaaagaaggaTGCAGCTTTCCCAAGGTGATCCTGCCAACGTCTGTTTGTCTTCCAGCCGCGGCGTTTGAGCGCAGAAGCAAATTGGTAGTGGGGTGACCTTTTCAATGTGCGCTTTTGATTCTTGTGATATCGGTCTGAAGAAAATAAGCCTGCGACTTTGTAGGATAATTACAGCGCAGCGGGCAAGAGCTGAAGGCAGCGAGCGAGCCGGCTTCGGGAGTCCTTGGAGACGTCGTCGGCTGGCTGAGTGCCGGAGTCGGAGGCAGAGGTCGGGCAGTGGAAATCTTGTCACTGTAATGTGACCAATGCACACAATGGAGATGACCCTGGAGCCTGCAGAGACCCAGGGGATTTTGCTCGTCTTCGTTTCCCTCCCAGGAGCCCAGAACAAATCCCTTTGGTTCACAAAGGCCGGGTCAAAAGAAGCCGCTTGCTTTCTTGCTTACAAACACCCTCGAGAGCTCATTGAGCTGAGGGTCAGGCACCCCGCCTGCTGCAATGCAGGTCTGGTTGCTCCAGATGGTTTTCAGGGAAAGGACAAGGATGGGGCAAGCAGCAGATGTGGCCAAGGTGCTGCGGAGGACGAAGCACAAGAAGTTACTAGCACATGTCCTGTAGGTCTGCCTGAGCAATGAAGGGGAGCCAGGGAGCAGGGGGAGCTCGCGTTTTGGGGGAGGAGATGGATGCTCAGCCTCCCCCTGTGCCTGCGTGCTGCCTGCGCCTGGCAGGGTCCTACCGCGTCCGGGTACGGTGTCCGAGCCCTGGTTGGAAGAGTCGCTTCCATTCACTGACACCAAAACCAACATTTCTGGCTAAGAGGGATGAGGTCAGGCCCAGCAATGGAGAGAGGGTTAAGGCAATGGGCGGTCTTGGGGGAGTTGAGCTGGAGGAATCCGTCCCAGGTGCCTGGGACATCCCCCAaagggttagagttagggttaggattagggttagggttagggttaggcaGTGGTAGGCTCAGACCAAAAAAGCTCTTCTTCACCCACCAGGTCGCTAAGCTGTGCAAGTCTGCAGGTGGCTAAAAGTTTGCATGGGTTCAGAAGCAGATCAGAGACCTTCCAGAAGAGAAACTCATTGCCTTATTACATATATACAAACTGCCTCCAGCTCAGGAAGCCCCAAAGCTGCAAAGACCTGGGGAAGAAGTATCGTATCTGAGTCTGACCCATCCTCATCAGCCTCCCAGCAGGTCTGGGACAAGGGAAGGACGACTCCATCCCTGCCACCACCCAGGGATGCTCTGCAGGTCTCTCTGGTGACCTCAGCTGTGCAATGAACCCTCTCAGTCCCGTGCCTTGATCCTGGTCATTGTCAGCAGCTAGAGCAGCTGAGTTTATCCCAGTGATAAAGATAATCACGAggccagaaaagaaagcatgcagATCTTACATAACCACAAATCCAAGCCTGGGTCCTCTGACACATATATTATTTGCAATGTCTTAGATAACTCAGGCTTAAATATTTCAAGCAACCTGCTCCCTTGCCATTATTCTCTTCCGCCTCGCTGGGCCACTCGACATGAAAGCTGGAGATCTGGAAGCAGGCGAGGAGCAGCGATGACCGAGAATTGATAATGGCATTAATATTTATAGAGTGCATTCTTGTTTCACCCTCCTAACAGCCCCAAGGGACCTGGGGAAAGATGggctgagctgtgcagggggCATAGCCCGGGCAGATGATGCTCAGCAAGGTAAAGCTCAACCTGGGCTACCTGCCCTGCTCAGGATAGCAGGGTTATCCCGCACGTGAGCTTAAGTTTCCTAGCTAAAAGGCAGATTAGGAGGTGTAAAACAACGCTCAACCTAGCAATTTGGCTGAGGAAAGGTGCTAGAAGATGCAGTGAAGGTCCGAGCAGGCTGGCAGGGTGGGTGAGGACCAAGCCGTAAGGAGCTGGCAGGCTCCCACCACATTTAAACATACTAAAGATGCATTTAAAGCAGGGAactccctgctgcaggacaCCAGGGAAGTTGCAGCTCAGAAAGCAAACAGGCaattcacaggcaaaaaataCATCTGAGCCATTAGACACAAACTCATCACCTCTGCAACTGGAAACACCAGTAATGAACTCACTGCATGCTGCAGAAATACCTTGGTGGGTTCCCCCTATtcctctgtcttctcttcctaCCTCCCAGGAAAAATAAGACCCTGAAGTGCACCAGCTCTCACTGCTCTGGTGCAGCTGCTCTTAGGGGGGTGACAGCAGGCAGGCAAACACGTTAATGACTCAGGTAATGTCCACGGACCTCTCTGTCCACCTCCTCAGACAGCCCCACCACCCATGGCATGGCACAAGGACCACTGGGTTGCTTCAGATCAGGGCTTGCAAAGAAGATACTGCAAAAGTGCGTTAAATTCACGTTCCTGGTGGTGTTCAAGCCACCCCAACGGGGCTCTGAATAATTCAGTCCTTAAAAAATTAAGGACAGTGTTTCTCAGAGCTTTACTAGTGCTGCAGCTCTGATCAATCCTGCAAcaaattttgctgcttttgtccaaggactatttatttttcatgagcCTGACTTAACGAAGGCTTGTGCTGTCGTTAGCCAGGGCTGGAACTGGACCTGTGAGACCCAAATGAGAGAATGGATGAGGATGCACCAGCAGGGACGTCAGACCTCACAGGAGGACAAATACGATTGCGGTTGAAGCAGATCCAAGCTCCTGGAGAGCTTCCTTTCCACCGCCACTGGTTTATTCCTCCTGGTAGactttctgcctcagtttccccatccaGAAATCTAACTCCTTCCAGTGACCGCAGCGAGTCCACACAGCATTTGGGAGGCCACCAGGTCTTTCAACTTGCAGGTGGCCCCTTCTCTGTAGGCTTTAGCCTGTGCAatgctgcagcctgcagcaaCGATCTGGTGCCAGAGAGCTGGAACAAGCTGGATGATTGCTCAGCTCAAGGCGGTAGGTCACATCCTGATACAGCAGCTGTGCCAGGATGTCCCAGCCATGATGGGGCTGGGCACCAGATGGAACAGATCGCTCCATCCGACTTCCCAGCACCGTGAGGGTGGGAGGGCTCCAAGGAAATGCATCCAGCAGTTAAAAGGAGTTTATATAATGGCAGAGACAGGGAAAGTCGGTTTTGATGTGTTCCCAGGAGGAAGAATTCCTTCAAATCACTCTGTAGAAATGCCCACTGGGCcttcaaaatgctttctgagGGAACCAGATCACACCCACCATTGGCCACAGAGCCACGTGGAGACCCAAGCTCGCAAAGCCCAGGAGATGCACTGCCCCAAAAAAGGGCACTTCATGATTCTTTCGAGGGAAATCAGCCTGTTTcagcctggctcctgctggGAATGGGAAGCTCGGCTGGAGGAAACCACTCTCCAGCACTGAGCATCTCTGTACCAGCACCCCCGAACACTGTACCCAGTGCCTCAGCCACGTGCTGAACAAGGACCTAAACTCCTCATGCTCTCCATGGTCAGCTAAGTGCCCTTTCATAGGCTACATGCAAGATGTTGTCTTCAGGAGGGATATGGCCAAGAAGAGGGGACAACAGGGAGAGGATGGATGGTGGGACAGCAGAACTTGCCAAGAAGGAGACAGCGTGTGAACCGTTCAGAGCCTTGCAAGATCCTAATCTATGAGAGAGCCGGTCGGAAACCCTCCTCAGAAAGCCATCCTCCCTTGGGGATGTCCCAGGTGGGTCAGTTACTGGCACCATACACCTTAGTCTGGGTGATACGGACCTCTGGCAAGACGGAGACAGACAAGTCCAGTAGCAACACAACAATTGGTTTAAAGAGAGTTTTCCGTCACACGACCCAAGTGCAGCTCTGGGGTTGGATCCTTATAAGGGATTTGCTCTGTCTGCCCCTTGAAATGTGTCACCCATCACACTCCTTCTCATCCCCAGCACGGTTTGTCGCAAGTTcagctcaaagaaaaaaaaaagagttacaCCCAACCTGCACGCTGGGAGATGGAGAGCCCCATCCCGAAAACATACCCTGACCTCACACAGAAGAAGGGACCAAGTTCTTTTCAAGAGCACAAGATGCTCATGGACTATTTTAAGTGGCCCATCTGTCGCTGGAAAAAGCAAGGCTGTCCGTTAGCCGAGCAGCAGGACTCGACAAGATGGGAGACGGCACTTCCTCGGAGAGCGCACGGCTCGTGGGAGCAGCCATGCCCTGCGGGatgctgctcctctcctgcgGGACCCAGCTAGGCACTGCCTGCCTCCAGGGATGCTGGCTCAGCGCAGGCACAGTCTTCTCCCTGTTCTTGCTTAGTCCAGGCAGCGCGACAGCTCATCAGACCAGACCAGGATTTCCAGCAAGGGTAATTTTCTCCAGCTGGAACATTAAATCTGCATTAGGCTTAGTCATGTGTGCCTGGAGTTACCAGATCTCCTCTGACCTGCCAGCGCCTGCGAACGCTGGGTTAAACGCAGCAGAGGCGTTGGCAGATCCATCTCACAGTGACGGATCCATCTCATGGTGACGTTTCCCGAGGACAGAAGCAAGTGCCGAAGGCGGCAGCGCTGACGCCGGCGGGCTCCTTCAGCCTCTCTAATTTGATTGTGCTGGAGCCTCCACGCTCAGCCCCGCCGCGGCTTGGAGGCGGCCCAGGGCAGATGAAGCTGATGGCTACGGGCAAACCTCCATCCCTGCTCCGGTGGGACCGCTGGCATCGCACAGCCTGAA includes these proteins:
- the LOC104315314 gene encoding L-gulonolactone oxidase → MPMGHEVHGQGGFKFQNWAKTYGSSPELYFQPTSVEEIREILDMARQRDKRVKVVGGGHSPSDIACTDDFMIQMGKMNRVLKVDKEKQQVTVEGGIFLSDLNIELSKHGLALANLGAVSEVAAAGVIGTGTHNTGIKHGILPTQVVALTLLTASGEILECSESINADIFQAARLHLGCLGVVLTVTFQCVPQFHLHEVAFPSTLTEVLDHLNDHLQRSQYFRFLWFPHSENVSVIYQDPTNKPPSSSASWWWDYAVGYYLLEFLLWISTFMPSLVCWINRFFFWLLFSSRVENIAISYKIFNYECRFKQHVQDWAIPIEKTKEALLELKAALENNPKMVAHYPVEVRFARGDEIWLSPCFQRDSCYMNIIMYRPYGKNVPRLNYWLTYEGIMKKHGGRPHWAKAHSCTRKDLEKMYPAFPKFCSVREKLDPTGMFLNTYLEKVFY